TCATCGTCGGGACCTACGAGGGGATCGATCACGCCCTCCGAACGGGCAAGGACCTGGGGACGATCGGCACGGTCGTCATCGACGAAGTCCACACCCTCGGCGAGGGCGAGCGCGGCCACCGCCTCGATGGTCTGATCTCGCGACTCAAGTACTACTGCGAGGTCGATAGAACTGTGGCCCAGAAACACGACGGCCGAGCCGGCCCCCACGACCACGGCGACACCCAGTGGATCTACCTCTCGGCCACAGTCGGCAACACATCCGAACTGGCCGAGACTCTCGGGGCGCAGCTCATCGAGTTCGAGGAGCGGCCCGTGCCGATCGAACGCCACGTCACGTTCGCCGACGGTTACGAGAAACTCGATCTGGAGGACAAACTCACGAAACGTGCCTTCGACACCAAGTCCTCGAAGGGCTACCGGGGACAGACGATCATCTTCACCAACTCCCGGCGGCGCTGTCACGAGATCTCACGGAAACTCCAGTATTCCTCTGCACCCTATCACGCCGGCCTGGACAACAGGCGACGCCAGCGCGTCGAGAAGCAGTTCGCCGAGCAGGAGCTGGCGGCCGTGGTCACGACTGCGGCGCTCGCGGCAGGGGTCGACTTCCCGGCGTCGCAGGTGATCTTCGATTCGCTGGCGATGGGCATCGAGTGGCTGACGGTGCAGGAATTTCACCAGATGCTCGGCCGAGCGGGCCGGCCGGACTACCACGACAAGGGGACGGTCTATCTACTGGTCGAGCCCGACTGTGCCTATCACAACAGCCAGGAGATGACCGAAGACGAGGTGGCGTTCAAGCTCCTCAAAGGTGAGATGGAGTCGGTGATGACTCGCTACGACGAGAACGCCGCCGTCGAGGAGACGCTGGCGAATCTCGTCGTCGCCGGCCCGCAGGCAAAGCGGTTGAACGCCCGGATGCTCGGCGAGATCCCGACCAAACACGCCATCGGCAAACTGCTGGAGTACGACTACATCGACGGGCTCGACCCGACGGATCTGGGTCGGGCGGTCTGTCGGCACTTCCTCTCGCCGACTGACGCCTTCCTGATTCTCGATCAGATCCGAAAAGCGGCCGACCCCTACGAGGTCGTCGCGGAACTGGAACTCCGCGAGAACGAAGCGGCCTGATCAGGCCGAGACGAAGTTGTCGATCGAGAAGGTCGTCGCAGCGGCGGCCGCGGCGGTCACGGCCCCGACGACGACGCTGTCGATGAGCAGGTTCAGGAACTGGACGGACCCGAGTGCCGTCGAGACGTCCATCTGCGCGGTGGCCAACTCACCGAGGCCGTCGGGGAGGAAGGCAGTCGCGTCGGGTATCGACAGCGACGCGATGAACGTCGCGAGGATCATAAAGAGGATCGCACCCACGAACGTACCCGCCGCTACAGTTTGAACTTTCGACCCGTCGTCCATCTGGAATGCGACGGCGATGCCGAATATCGGCGCCATCAGGAACGCGATGAACGGTGCGATGAGGCTCACGAGATAGCCGTTGAGCGTCTTGTAGGTGCTCGACTCGACTTTGTCGATGTAGTCGGCACTCACCTGTGAACTGCCCGGGACACCCGTGTCGGACGCCTGCTGTTCGATCTCCTGTCTGGCGTCGTCGTAGGCACCGGGGAGGACGGCGAATCCACCGATTGCGCCGAGCAGAAAGACCAGCACACCCAGCAAGATGCCGACCGTGGCCATCGTCGAGATGATCCCTTTGAGATACTTGTTCGGCTCGCCATCGCCGAGCGCGTCGAGCGCGTTCCCGCCACCGCCCGGCGGCTGTCGCCGTTGCTGGCCCCGGGGTGCTTGCTGTGCGGCCCCTCGCCCCTGGCTCTGGCCTGTACTCTGCCGGGATTGTCCACTCTGATTCGGCTGTTGTCCGCCGTGATTTGCGCCCGTATTCTGTCGGGACGGGCCACCACGATTCGGCTGCTGTCCACCCTGATTCGGATCGTTCGACCCTGACATCGGTGGAAGTGACAGAGTCCATACTTATAAAAATACCTGATGTGTTCGACGGCGTGACGAAACCCCTATCTGACACGCCTGCGACCGCTCAAATATGGGGCTGCTCGATGCAATTCGGTCGGCGCTCGGCGGTGGCGACGCCGAAGAGTCAGCCGGCGAGGAAGACGAGGCGGTCGCGACCGATTCAGTGTCGACCGGAACCTCGACAGCCACGCAGCCGAGTGAGAAACCGACAGCCGAAACCGAACAGCCAACCGAGACGAGCGGAGGCGAGGCGACCGATTCGGACTCCGAGCCAGCGAGCGAGACTGAGACGACCGACGACGAGACGGGAACCGAGCCGACGACAGCGGCCGAGTCGACACCGGCTGACGGACCGGACGCCGAGGCGACTACGGCCGAGAGCGCCGCTGGGACGTCCCCAGGCGACGAATCGGACGCGTCCAGGCCGTTGACGGCCGACGACGAGTCGGGCTTCGATCACCTCACCACCGAGACGGTCAGCGACGGCCCGGACATGGCAGAAGAGGCCGCGGCGTTCATCACCGAGGCCGAAGACACGGCCGAGGAACACGAGGACGACGCCACCCGAATCGAGGAGATTCCCGAGGACGACCCGCGGGCGGAGTTCGTCGCCCAGGCCGAGGACCTCGTGGAATTCTGGGGTGAGTACGAACTCGACTACACCCTCGAATCGCTGACGAACCTCGACGATCTCGTCGACGAGCAGTGGGACCCCGAGCGCTTCGAGGACGTCGAATTCGGCGGCGAGGACTACGACTCGCAGGTCTTTACTGATACTGTGACACAGCTGGGGAGCTACTTCGGGGAGGTACTGGTCCGCCAGCAGGACGGCACCTGGCAGCAGGAGACCGGCGTCGGCTGGACCATTACTGTTCCGTCGGGTCCCGAGAGCGAGGCCGCCGGCGCGACGGTGACGGTCTTCCAGGTCGCCGAGGACTGTCTCACCGGGGCGTCGACCTTTACTGGCATGCACGACGCGCTGGCCGACCGCCTGAATCTCTCGGGGCGGGCCGGCGACGGCGAGACGCCGGTCGATCTGGACCGTGCGGACATCGAGACCGTCGCCAGCGACGAGGAGATCGACGACGCCGCTGAGCGCCTCCGCGAAGGGGCCGAAGACCTCGCAGAGCGCTGGCCGAGCTACGACCTCGATTTCTCGATCGACTCGCTGGAGCGCCTTGAGGAGCTACTCGATGCGGAGGTCGATCGCGAGCGCTTCGAGGGCGTGGAGCTGGGCGACGAGACCGACCAGGAGTCGATGCTGCTGACGGCCCACGTCGTCGGCGTCGCGGGCTATCTCGCGGAGGTCCTGCGACGCCAATCCGGCGCTGAATGGGCCGAGCAGGGTCGGATGGTGCTGGTCGTCGAGCACGGCGACTCCCGGACCCGAATCGACCCCATCGAGGTTGCCATCGCCAGTGTTCGTGGCACCGGGTCGTTGACGACGGCCGTGCCTGATTTGTAACGCCGTCGTGGGAATAATATGGTGGCTATGTGAAAATTTCACACCAAAAGTTTTTTTATCATGTGTTGAGGGCGAGATTCTATTGATTCGGGTGGGTTGGGTGCGGCCGTATTCGCCGTACTACTGACAGTATCGATGTTCGCGCCTGCAGTGAGCGCGCAGACGAACACCAGCGACGACACCAGTCTTCAGTCGAATACTGGATCGCAGATTGCACAGCAGTCACTCGTGAATACGAGCGACGATCCAGCGATCGTTCTGAAGATTCGGGCTATCGAACGGGTACGAACGCTTGAAGCGAGCGACCCGATCAACGACACCCTGGTGTCGACGCTGTATCACTACAGGGGACCGACTCGCGTCAATTCGAGTAGCGTCTTCAGGAGCGATGCGCAAGCACTACGCGACCTCCGACGGTATGTTTCTGATCCTGACTCCGCTGCGAATGCAACCAGAGCAGGCGTTCTACTGGCTGGTGCTGATAATAAGACTGCCTACCGTGCAGTCCGAGATGCAGAGCAGGCGCTTGCGTTTGCGCGCGACCGAATCGATCACCGGGGAACACTCAGGAGTTCCCAGGCGCATCTGGACAATGCCCGACGCGCGTACCAACGTGGCCTCTCGGAACTCGACCGTGCGGGGACGGCCGACGCCGAGCGCGCACTCGATCATCGCGCACAGGCTGTGATTCACTTCCGACAGGCGTGGACGCAGTCCCAGCAGGTTCTGGACCGACTCGACGGCTCTCTCTCGCCGGAGGTTACGATCACGAATCGCGCTGATCCTGTTCGAAACGGCTCTGCCAACCGGACTGTCAGTGCGCTCGTTCGATCAGTTCGTCCGGAGACGATCGAAACTGCGACTGTGTTCGTCGACGGGCAGGAACGGACGACGACCAACGTCTCGACACTCGGGGTCGGCCCCGCCGGGAACGCGACCCTGAGTACGACCGTTCGACTTTCCGACCGAACGGCCAACGTGACCGTCGTCGTCCAGTCGGGGGCTGCTACGAGTAGTAACGAACCGCATAGTGACGACAGACGCGGCGGTCCGCCGTCGCATGCTAGGTCCGGCGGGAACGGAAACGGCGGCCCGCCTGCACACGCTGGTCAAAGCGACGAGAAGGTCGGTGAAACCGGGCACGCGACGCTGCTCCTCGATGGCGATGGTCTCAACGACACGTACGAACGGGAGATACTCGGGACTGATCCGCTCGCCCCTGACAGCGATGCCTCAGTCACCGACGCCGACGAGAGTGACGACGGCGTGATCGACGGCGCAGAAGACTTCGACGGTGACGCTCTCCAGACGGTTCGAGAACTCGAACTCGGGACAGACCCGCTGGAGGCAGACACCGACGGAGATGGCCTTAACGACGGATTCGAACTGCACCTCACGGAGACGGACCCGCTCGATCCTGATACAGATGGGGACGGCCTCGACGATGGCAGCGAAGACCTCGACGACGACGGATTGACCAATGCTGAAGAAAGCGACGCCGGAACCGTACCCCAGCTGGCCGACGCCGACCAGGACGGACTGACCGACGCGCAGGAACTCGACAACGAGACGGATCCGTTCGAGTCTGATACCGACGGCGACGGGCTTGACGACGGCGTGGAGATAGCGGCGCCGTACAATACTGAGCCGACCGATCCCGACACCGACGACGATGGCGTCCTCGACGGAAACGAAACCTACACGTCGAGTGTCGAAAACGAGTCGCTGGGCGTCAGCGTCGAAGTGACCGGTCAGGGTGATGCTGTCGCGACTACCACTATCGAGAAGCCGACACACGCCCGATTTGCCGAGGAGAGCCCGTTGGCTCGGAACGTCTCCGTCGCGGAAGGAACCTTCGCAAACTTCGAGACGGAGGGTGAGATCGACAGCGCGACACTCACGTTCGAGTACAACGAGAGTCAGATCTCGACCAACGAGTCAGCACTTTCGGTGTATCGCTTCAACGAGACGCTCCAGCGCTACGAGAAACTCCCGTCGGCGGTCGATCCCGACGCCGACACGATCAGCGCGAACACGAGCCACTTCTCGACCTATACCGTGCTGGACGAAGGGGCGTACCAGGCGTTTCTCACCCGAATGCGGGAGGCCGTCGTCACGGGTGAGACGTCCGTTATCTACCAGGAAGACTTCGAGGGAATGTCGCTGGACGATTCGGCGTGGACCTGTCGGAACGATCCGCGCGGTGGCCCGTACGGAGACACCCCGGCGAAGGGATTCTGTGACGTAGAGGACGGGTGGGCTACCGTGCAGGAAGAGACCAACCGAATGCGCTATCTCAATCGGACCGTGACGCTGGACGTCCCCGAGGACTCGAACGTGCTGGTCACGACGCACGTCAAAGCCCAGATCAACGCCGAGTGGTCCGGGGCGGCGATGAAGCTGGTCGTCGAAAACGGCAGCGAGTCGCGGACGGTCGCAGCACTCAAGAATGACTGGTCGGGCCAGACCCGTACGATCGACACCGTGACGACCGCCGACGTGAGCGATTTCGCTGGCGAGACGGTCAACATCTCGTTGCAGGCCGACGGCCGCTGGACCTACCAGCGTCAGAACACGACCTCGTGGATCTCGGTCAACAATATTACGATCACTGGTGGGCAGTTGGAAGACGCCGACGGTGACGGGATTCCCGATCTGCAGGAGCAGCACCTGCCGTTGCGGAACTATGGTGTGGTGTCTACGAGTACCGCGACCGAGTCCGATGGATCAAACCCAGGATTCGACACAGATGGAGACGGTCTTCCTGATGGTGTCGAAGTTATCAATACGACGAAGGTGATTGCGCCAGATGCTACTCAGAGAACTGTTATTGACGCCGGAGTGGTTCGGACATCTGAGTACGAGTGGGTAGATCCATCGACGTATGTCAATGAGGGCGTCTTGGTCGACTCAAGCGATGGATTTTACGGATATCCATGGCTCTCAGACCCGACGGAAGCAGACACCGATGGAGATGGTCTCGAAGACGATACTGAACTATACGGCTGGGGAGTGTCTGTGACGACAACGACGAATTCAGAGGGTGAGACGGTCCCGTATCGATGGGCCTCACCAGATGAGACTCCTGATGAGACAGTCCGGTTCACGTCTGATCCGAAGGAATATAACAGCGACGACGATGGCGTCGATGATGCTGAGGAAAAGCGACTGAAGACTGATCCGGCGAGTGAGCAGACGTATTACGTGACTGCTGAACACGAGGAGCTGTTGCGGAACTCGTTCTCGGCGAATCTCTCGTTCGAAGACCCGTTCAGAACTCTTAGCTCCGCATATACGATGGATCAAATGGGTCTCCTCCGGGACGATCTCGAATTCCAGCCCTGGGACCCGGCTCTCGATGACGGCACGGACGACTTCGATCTCAAGATCGACCAGTCACATGATGGACTTGGCCAGTACTACGTTCTGAAAATAGCTGGTCGTGACCGAACGGACTACTGGCTCTCGAACGAGCAGGAATTACAGAGTTGCCAGGGGTGCTCTCCGTACGCTCGATATTACGAGGAAGTCAGCACTGGTCCGTGGCTGGCCGATAGTGACGGTGATGGTCTGACTGACGGCCAGGAGATGAGTGGTGTCGACATTATAGTGGATGGTTCGAGCCGGGTGTATTCTACGAATCCGAATTTGAGAGACACAGATCAAGATAGACTGGGAGATTTAGCGGAATATCGGTTTGGTGGTAATCCTGTGGATCGGAATCCCGATGGCGATCAGTTCGGAGACTTTGCAGATCCGCAGCCTCGAACTGAGAATACTTTCCCGTCAATAAATGTAACTTTCAACCCAACATTATTCGGGGGAAGTAGGGGTGTTACTGCTACCGATGAGTCGGGGATCCACCGTCTAATACTCACATATGAAGTGAAATCAAAACAGGGTGAATGGGGAGAAGTCCAATACTCTGGACGAGAAGTGTCTGAGAATAAACGGAGCATAACTGGAGTCTCTATACCCTCCGACGCTAGAAATATTACAGCTACAGCTGTAGATGAAAATGGTAACTCCCTCTCGATAGGACTCAAATTCGAAGACTCCAGTGGCGAAGTGACGGGGATCGGAATGAATGCTGCTGGACTCACACCGTTCGTGCCTGTTGCTTCAGCGGAACCAACCCCCGCAGGGGAGGTAATCTTGGGTATCCTCATCACGGGTGCAGTCACTATCGATATCGGTCAACGAGTATACTCTGTCATAACTTCTGACGGGACGACGCGGACCTACGAAGCTCCACGATACGCAACTCCAGTACAGGAGAGCTACAATTCCGGTGAGATTCTGCTCACGGAAGGCCACCTTGAGACGAACGGCGGATTCACGCGGGGCTACGGCTGGGAATATATCTCAGCGACGACGGAACTCACTCAGAGTGAGGTCAGTACGATCGTCAACAACGGCCGGACGATCGATCGGCAGGGACCGGTGGATTACATCATCGGCAATATCGGTGACAAGACGGTCGTGCTGACGGTGATCGGCAGCACGCTGATGGCGGCGTCAACGGATGGATTCACTAACGATCCGTGTAATCAAGCTGAGACAGTTGATCTTGAATACGAAGAAGATCACTACACACGTAATCCCGAAAACACTCCTGAGAAACCATATGATGACCGGTCAACTGTGAAAAAGTTACTTGACGATGGGAGTGAAGCGGCTCTTGAAACGGCTAATGGGAAACGGTATTATATCAAGAAAGTTGGTCCAAACCAGTGGACAGTAATCGTTCTTCTGCCAGTCGTAGAAGAGATATCAGGAAAGATGGTAAATAATTTTGCGAAGCGATTTGTTAAAACGTTCCTCACTGATGTTGATGATGGGGAACAATTCTTTGACTCTAAAGACGAAGCTAAAGACGCAATTGATGAACACGTAACAGAAATTAATTGTTGACAATGACTCGAAAATCTGGCAAACACAAGGAAAACAGAGCCAAGGAATATCATAAAAACGGGCAGTTCGAAAATGCTGCAACGTCATATACCCAAGCTGCATATGAGTTCCTTGGTGAAAATGGCCTTACGCATTCGGTGTCAGCAGCTAGCGGTCTCAGGAATCTCCTTGTCGGAGCTGCCTGTTTTCGATTCCAAAAGTCAACCGAACAGTGTACTAATCATTGCTGGCAAGGAGTTTATATGACCGAGGCGATCGCTAAGGAGGCTATGGATCTCCCGCAGGAAGAACATAGCTACGATCAGTCGGTCCGCGGCATCTGGTTTGAGTTTGAAGGTGATTTTCGCACAGTTGGGGGTTTACCTGGTGCTGGGTCTGCTTATGATCAAGCAAGGTCTGTATATTGCGATGCTGGCAATCCTGACACAGCGTCATTTGAGCAGTATCATCTGGCAGTGTCTGCTTTCACAAAAATTGTTTTTCGAGAGACTGATACTGCTGCTGACGAATTGAATACTGTTCTCAGACCCGGCCACAAACTGACTGACTGGATAGATTTCAAGGAACGGTATCTCTCAGATGCCCTCTCTGAACTATATAGTCAAGAAAACTGGAACTATAAATTCTAGAGCAACGACAAATTCCGTCAACAACGGCCGGACGATCGATCGGCAGGGGCCCGTGGATTACATCATCGGCAATATCGGTGACAAGACGGTCGTGCTGACGGTGATCGGCAGCACGCTGATGGCGGCAGAAGAATTTTCCCGCCCAGTCGAACATGATGCGTCTGAATCAAATTGTAACGGCGAGGATTTCGTTGTAGAGACTGAGAACAAGCGAAATTCTGGCCCTGACAATCCGGAGCATACGCTCCGAGATGAGAAACCGATTAACAGCTACGAGAAACTCAAAGAGATCATTAAAAACCCAGATCGAATACTCGACTTCGGAAACCGTAGATATCTACTAAAACGATTCGAAGGCGGAAAGACTGCGGTTATTAAACTCCATAAGAATCTTGATCCGACGCTTTCGGATGTCGTCTTTGAGCTCATCACCCAGTTAACTGACAGCAACAGACTATACGATTCAATGGATGATGCTGTAGATGATATGGAAGAGGATATTGAAGATGACGATCCAACAAGGGATATCGACTGCTAAAATGAAAGAAAAAGCAAGAAACCTCTCAAAGAAAGCAGAGGAATTACGTCAATCCGATCGGCTCCAGGCTGCTGGAAACTACTACACAGCTTCAGCTCATGAATATGCCGGAGTCGTGACTGAGCATACATTCCCTGGTGCTGATAAAACGGTGTCCGCTCTTGGAGAGTTACTCAACGCCGCCACCTGTTATCGTCTCGTTGGCGACACGTACCGAGTGAATAACAGGTGTGAACTAGGTACTCTACTGGCTGAAGATTACCTCAATTACATTGATTCCGGAGAGTGGGACGAAAACTCATTTGTTCCGTTCCGTCGAGGTGCATGGCACGAATTTATCGGCGATCTTCGAACCGTTGCAGAGAAGGAAGAAGCAAGCAACGCATACGAGAAGGCGATTGACATCTATATTTCTGCTGGTGACTGGGAAGTCGTTTACGGAGAGAAAGAACACCTTCGGATAGCGTCGTATCTTAGAAGTGTCCGGAGGGGGCTCGGACACGATATCTCTGAGGATGCACCCGAGATGCAGGGTTCCGGGACAACCTTCTCAGAATGGGTTTGGTACAAACAAGAGAACTTGCCAAAATACCTATCCCAGCTAGAAGCTCAGGGATCCTGGCCGACACAAATCGATCAGTCATAAATAGAGATGCACGAACTGGGCCACTCGTTCCATATCGGGGAGGCCGACGACGACGGGCCGTTGCCGTTCGGGGAAGTGTATCGTGGCAGTAGAGATGATGACACTGTGGAAAGAGTGATAGTTCGCGGTGATCCGACGGAAACGTGGAGTATAATGCGCAAAGGCTGGAGGCCTCAGTCGCTCATATACTATAATTCAGCTGCTTACCACGTGTTCAGCCTGCAGGAACTATCTACAATTCAGCTTCCGTAAACGATGAAACAGCAACTCTACCTCGGCCTGGTCGCTATCGTGATCGTTACTTCGGGGTGTCAGTGGTACACCTCAACTTCGACACAGGGAACGTCGATTGAATTTGAAGGGTCGTTCAACGTATCCGAGGGGGATTTCACGATAGAAGGTCAGATCGTCAATTATGCACGAGAAGGGGAACAGCACTCTTTTGAGGACCTCAGGGTGTATCTCTATAGCGAGAATGAGACTGTCCTCAATTCAACTCGTTTTGACCGACTCGAAACGAGATCCCCTCGGTTTTCGCTTTCAGCCAGTAAACTACCCGAACATATAATCATCTATTCTGATGGGTTCTGGCAGATTGATGAATTCAAAGTCGAATATTATTCCCATACTGAAATGGAGAGCAGCATACCATACGACCCGGATTTTGCCACCTCGAAAGATGAGTTACCCGTGATCCCCGACGCTGAAATAAACACGACAACAGGAAGTCCATAGCATGACACTGGCCGCAACCGAGATGCACGAACTGGGCCACTCGTCACACCACATCGCAGTCCTGCCCTCGCTACCTATTTGAACCCGGCGCCACTCCACCCCGTCAGTGGCACTGTTCGGACTCTCGGCAGGCGTCCTCGTCGTCTTCGCGATCATCCTCGCAGCGCTGGCGCTGTTCGTCACCGAGGTCGTCCCGGTCGACGTCACCGCGCTGGGAATTCTGGTCACGCTGTTGCTCGTCCAGCCGGTCACCGAGCAACTGACGACGTGGGGGCTGCTCGCCGAGCCGATCTACGTCCTCACCCAGCCCGGTAGCGACGTCAGCGCGACTTCCCAGGGACTCTCTGGGTTCGCGAGCACGGCGACGATCACCGTGCTGGCGATGTTCATCCTCAGCGCGGGCGTCCGGCGCACGGGTGTGATCCAGATCCTCGGCTCGAAGATCGCCGCGTATACGCGCGACGACGAGACGAAACAACTGGGCGCGACGATCGGCCTCGTCAGTCCCATCTCGGGGTTCATCAACAACACCGCCGCCGTCGCAATCTTGCTGCCGATGGTGACCGACCTCGCCCAGAAGGGTAAGACCTCGCCATCGAAACTGCTGATGCCGCTGTCCTTTGCGTCGATGTTCGGCGGGACGCTGACGTTGATCGGGACGTCGACGAACATCCTCGCCAGCGAGATCACGGGCCGGCTCGGCCGCGAACTGGGGATCGCCTCCCTCGACGAGTTTTCGATGTTCGAGTTCACCAGCCTCGGGATCGTCGTCATGCTCGTCGGGATGGCCTATCTGATGACCGTCGGGCGCTGGCTCACGCCCGCGCGGATCAAGCCCGCCGAGGACCTCACCGAGGAGTTCGAGATGGCCGACTACCTGACGGAGGTCGTCGTGCGAGAGGATTCACCGATCGTCGGCCAGACCGTCCAGACCGCGTTGCAGGACACCGACTTCGACGTCGACCTCGTGCAGTTGATCCGCGACGAGGCGGTCTTCCTCGAACCACTCGGGCCGAAAGTCATCCAGCCGGGCGACGTCTTCGCCGTCCGGACCGACCGCGATACGCTCGTCGAACTGATGGACGTCGACGGCCTCGACTTGTTGCCGGAAGTCGAGGTCACAGAGGAGGAGTTAGAGGCCGCCGAGAACGAGGCCCAGAACCTCGTCGAAGTCGTCGTCGCGCCGGGATCGACACTTGTCGGGGAGACGCTGGCGAGCATGAACTTCCGCCAGCGCTACGACGCGACGGTGCTGGCCTTCCGGCGTGGCGGGGAGATCATCCACGAGCGGATGGAAGACACGCGGCTCCGGGTGGGGGACACGCTGTTGATCCAGGGGACCGCCGACAGTATCGACCGTCTGAACAACAACCGCAACTTCATCGTGGCACAGGAGGTCCAGCGGCCAGACTACCGCCAGTCGAAGATCCCCGTCGCGGTCGGGCTCGTCGCTGCCGTGGTCGGGCTGGCCGCGCTGACGCCGATCGACATCGCGACGGCCGCGCTCGGCGGTGCACTCGGGATGATCCTGACGGGTTGTCTCAAGCCGACGGAGATCTACGATTCGGTCCAGTGGGACGTCATCATCCTGCTGGCTGGTGTGATCCCGCTCGGGATCGCCCTGGAGGTCACGGGTGGCGCGGCGCTGATCGCCGACGGGATCGTCGCGCTCGCGCCGTCGTTGCCGCCGATCCTCGTCCTCGGGTTGATGTACGTCGTCACCGCCGTCCTGACGAACGTCATCTCGAACAACGCCTCGGTGGTGTTGATGATCCCCGTCGCCGTCGAGGCGGCCACCCAACTGGGAGCAAATCCCTTCGCGTTCGTGCTCGCGGTAACGTTCGCGGCCTCGACGGCGTTCATGACGCCCGTGGGGTACCAGACGAACCTCTTCGTCTACGGCCCGGGTGGGTATCGATTCACGGACTACGTTCGCGTGGGCGCGCCGCTGCAGGCGCTTCTGGCCGTGGTGACGACGATCGGGATCGCGGTCATCTGGGGATTGCAGCCGCCGGCCTAGGCGAGAACGAGCGCGGCGACGAACGCGACGTCGAGATACGACAGCAGGATCACCAGTAGCGCGCCTGGGACGCCGGCGATTGCGACGACAAGTAGCGAGATTGGTGTGATCGCGATCGATAGTCCCAGTAGGAGATCAGCGAGGACGAACACGACCAGTCCGAGGACGGCGTTCCAGACGAACGGTTTGATCGTCTTGACGACCTTGTACGCGCCGAAGACGATCGCGAGTACGAGGAGGACCAGCCCGATTTCGAGGAACGTGACCATGCCTGAATGGTCGCCTCGCGAGGGTATGTGTTTTCGGGCCGCAACGAAACGCTTTACCACCCCTCACTGTTAGGAGAGGATGCGGGGTCGTGGGGTAGCTTGGTAACCTTCGGGCCTTGGGTGCCCGTACCCCCGGTTCAAATCCGGGCGACCCCATTTGCTGTCGTGAGCAAATAGGCGAGCGACAGCACTGCAAGAGCGCGGATTTGAACTAGACGAGTCGCAGCGCCGAGCGTAGCGAGGCGACCGTCTTGGCGTAGTTCACAATCCGGGCGACCCTATCGTTTTTCCAGACTGAATCGTGAGGGGTATCGCCACGTTCGGGCGACGATAGAGCGGTCGAATCCCTCAAGTGGCCATCCGACGAATCGACTCCAATGCGCGCGTT
The Halapricum salinum genome window above contains:
- a CDS encoding ICP22 family protein, with the translated sequence MGLLDAIRSALGGGDAEESAGEEDEAVATDSVSTGTSTATQPSEKPTAETEQPTETSGGEATDSDSEPASETETTDDETGTEPTTAAESTPADGPDAEATTAESAAGTSPGDESDASRPLTADDESGFDHLTTETVSDGPDMAEEAAAFITEAEDTAEEHEDDATRIEEIPEDDPRAEFVAQAEDLVEFWGEYELDYTLESLTNLDDLVDEQWDPERFEDVEFGGEDYDSQVFTDTVTQLGSYFGEVLVRQQDGTWQQETGVGWTITVPSGPESEAAGATVTVFQVAEDCLTGASTFTGMHDALADRLNLSGRAGDGETPVDLDRADIETVASDEEIDDAAERLREGAEDLAERWPSYDLDFSIDSLERLEELLDAEVDRERFEGVELGDETDQESMLLTAHVVGVAGYLAEVLRRQSGAEWAEQGRMVLVVEHGDSRTRIDPIEVAIASVRGTGSLTTAVPDL
- a CDS encoding pro-sigmaK processing inhibitor BofA family protein, with amino-acid sequence MVTFLEIGLVLLVLAIVFGAYKVVKTIKPFVWNAVLGLVVFVLADLLLGLSIAITPISLLVVAIAGVPGALLVILLSYLDVAFVAALVLA
- a CDS encoding SLC13 family permease, with translation MFGLSAGVLVVFAIILAALALFVTEVVPVDVTALGILVTLLLVQPVTEQLTTWGLLAEPIYVLTQPGSDVSATSQGLSGFASTATITVLAMFILSAGVRRTGVIQILGSKIAAYTRDDETKQLGATIGLVSPISGFINNTAAVAILLPMVTDLAQKGKTSPSKLLMPLSFASMFGGTLTLIGTSTNILASEITGRLGRELGIASLDEFSMFEFTSLGIVVMLVGMAYLMTVGRWLTPARIKPAEDLTEEFEMADYLTEVVVREDSPIVGQTVQTALQDTDFDVDLVQLIRDEAVFLEPLGPKVIQPGDVFAVRTDRDTLVELMDVDGLDLLPEVEVTEEELEAAENEAQNLVEVVVAPGSTLVGETLASMNFRQRYDATVLAFRRGGEIIHERMEDTRLRVGDTLLIQGTADSIDRLNNNRNFIVAQEVQRPDYRQSKIPVAVGLVAAVVGLAALTPIDIATAALGGALGMILTGCLKPTEIYDSVQWDVIILLAGVIPLGIALEVTGGAALIADGIVALAPSLPPILVLGLMYVVTAVLTNVISNNASVVLMIPVAVEAATQLGANPFAFVLAVTFAASTAFMTPVGYQTNLFVYGPGGYRFTDYVRVGAPLQALLAVVTTIGIAVIWGLQPPA
- a CDS encoding DEAD/DEAH box helicase; translated protein: MSQQVAQVDTLFLHEQGANFQVAVLRDGQRVLHAILELKETSAGPRPARLRVKQGSSEEPRSPDQFVDIARRATRIRISEQTTQRGRDRVREMLDGYQLDAKVVRTCRYCASAGEYSPITSETAIQADDEQICPDCAITELERELAYHGDVTGSARDRLEELLLDVQDLDRITNLLSGELDPDLTKFDEISATVDEVDLVPTDSLNLHPGIQSKLEGRFDTLLPVQSLAVENGATEGRDQLVVSATATGKTLVGEMAGIDRVLNNKGKMLFLVPLVALANQKYNDFREEYGDICDVSLRVGSSRISGDDNRFDPSADIIVGTYEGIDHALRTGKDLGTIGTVVIDEVHTLGEGERGHRLDGLISRLKYYCEVDRTVAQKHDGRAGPHDHGDTQWIYLSATVGNTSELAETLGAQLIEFEERPVPIERHVTFADGYEKLDLEDKLTKRAFDTKSSKGYRGQTIIFTNSRRRCHEISRKLQYSSAPYHAGLDNRRRQRVEKQFAEQELAAVVTTAALAAGVDFPASQVIFDSLAMGIEWLTVQEFHQMLGRAGRPDYHDKGTVYLLVEPDCAYHNSQEMTEDEVAFKLLKGEMESVMTRYDENAAVEETLANLVVAGPQAKRLNARMLGEIPTKHAIGKLLEYDYIDGLDPTDLGRAVCRHFLSPTDAFLILDQIRKAADPYEVVAELELRENEAA